In Pseudomonas lalkuanensis, the following are encoded in one genomic region:
- a CDS encoding M90 family metallopeptidase, whose product MWSYRSWRRRRILARNPFTAQQWAAVQQRLPILDGLDEAENQRLRERSVLFLHEKRITALPGVELTREDRLTLAALAQLPLLHLPDLNWYQGFHELVLYPDDFVSPQRHRDAAGVEHEYDDERSGESWQYGPVILAWPGVKASGGWDGYNLVIHELAHKLDMLNGSPNGLPPLHRDMRQSDWALAMKTAFDSLNAQLDQDPDAETPIDPYAAEDPAEFFAVASEYFFTAPDLLEQAFPAVYRQLQAFYRQDPLDRLKHLQDTHPDYRDATNG is encoded by the coding sequence ATGTGGTCCTATCGCAGCTGGCGCCGCCGGCGCATCCTCGCCCGCAACCCGTTCACCGCCCAGCAGTGGGCGGCGGTGCAGCAACGCCTGCCGATCCTCGACGGCCTGGACGAAGCGGAAAACCAGCGCCTGCGCGAGCGCAGCGTGCTTTTCCTGCATGAGAAGCGCATCACCGCCCTGCCCGGCGTCGAGCTCACCCGCGAAGACCGCCTGACCCTCGCCGCGCTGGCCCAGCTGCCTCTGCTACACCTCCCGGACCTCAACTGGTACCAGGGCTTCCACGAACTGGTGCTCTACCCCGATGACTTCGTCAGCCCCCAGCGCCACCGCGATGCGGCGGGCGTGGAGCACGAATACGACGACGAGCGCAGCGGCGAATCCTGGCAGTACGGCCCGGTGATCCTCGCCTGGCCCGGCGTGAAGGCCAGCGGTGGCTGGGATGGCTACAACCTGGTGATCCACGAGCTGGCACACAAGCTCGACATGCTCAATGGCTCGCCCAATGGCCTGCCGCCGCTGCACCGCGACATGCGCCAGTCCGACTGGGCACTCGCCATGAAGACCGCCTTTGATTCACTGAACGCCCAGCTCGACCAGGATCCGGACGCCGAAACGCCGATCGACCCCTACGCGGCTGAAGATCCGGCGGAATTCTTCGCCGTCGCCAGCGAGTACTTCTTCACCGCACCGGACCTGCTGGAACAGGCCTTTCCCGCCGTCTACCGCCAGCTCCAGGCCTTCTACCGCCAGGATCCACTGGACCGCCTGAAACACTTGCAGGACACCCATCCCGACTATCGCGACGCGACCAATGGATGA
- a CDS encoding DedA family protein has product MDFNPIDLILHLDQYLNLLVTNYGTWIYAILFLVIFCETGLVVTPFLPGDSLLFIAGAVCATGGMDPWLLGGLLMLAAISGDSTNYLIGRTAGERLFSNPDSKIFRRDYLQRTHEFYDRHGGKTVTMARFLPIVRTFAPFVAGVGRMPYARFLAFSVLGTLLWVGGLVTLGYFFGNVPFIKQNLSLMVIAIIGVSLLPMAIGFARSHFRPSGKGAEHSS; this is encoded by the coding sequence ATGGATTTCAACCCGATCGACCTCATCCTGCACCTGGACCAATACCTCAACCTGCTGGTCACCAACTACGGAACCTGGATCTACGCCATCCTATTCCTGGTCATCTTCTGCGAGACGGGCCTGGTGGTAACGCCCTTCCTGCCCGGCGACTCCCTGCTCTTCATCGCCGGCGCCGTCTGCGCCACCGGCGGCATGGACCCCTGGCTGCTCGGCGGCCTGCTGATGCTCGCCGCCATCAGCGGCGACAGCACCAACTACCTGATCGGACGCACTGCAGGCGAGCGCCTGTTCAGCAATCCGGACTCGAAAATCTTCCGCCGCGACTACCTGCAGCGCACCCACGAGTTCTACGACCGCCACGGCGGCAAGACCGTGACCATGGCGCGCTTCCTGCCCATCGTGCGGACCTTCGCCCCCTTCGTCGCCGGCGTGGGCCGCATGCCCTACGCCCGCTTCCTGGCCTTCAGCGTGCTCGGCACCCTCCTCTGGGTGGGCGGCCTGGTGACCCTGGGCTACTTCTTCGGCAACGTGCCCTTCATCAAGCAGAACCTTTCGCTGATGGTGATCGCGATCATCGGCGTGTCCCTGCTGCCGATGGCGATCGGCTTCGCCCGGAGCCACTTTCGCCCCTCCGGCAAAGGCGCCGAGCACTCGAGCTGA
- a CDS encoding GNAT family N-acetyltransferase, with translation MRIVQATLEHLDLLTPLFVKYREFYGELPFPESSKKFLEKRLSRKESVIYLALADDDDSRLLGFCQLYPSFSSLALKRVWILNDIYVAEDARRQLVADRLLQTAKKMARETNAVRMRVSSSVSNEVAHKVYESIGFHEDTEFKNYILPISSD, from the coding sequence ATGCGCATCGTCCAAGCCACCCTGGAGCACCTGGACCTGCTTACGCCGCTGTTCGTGAAGTACCGTGAGTTCTATGGTGAACTGCCGTTCCCGGAGTCCTCGAAGAAGTTTCTGGAAAAGCGCCTGAGCCGCAAGGAGTCGGTGATCTACCTGGCCCTCGCCGATGACGACGACAGCCGCCTGCTGGGTTTCTGCCAGCTCTATCCGAGCTTCTCCTCGCTGGCCCTGAAGCGCGTATGGATTCTCAACGACATCTACGTCGCCGAGGACGCCCGCCGCCAGCTGGTGGCCGACCGCCTGCTGCAGACCGCGAAGAAAATGGCGCGGGAAACCAACGCCGTGCGCATGCGCGTGTCGTCCAGCGTGAGCAACGAAGTGGCGCACAAGGTGTACGAATCCATCGGTTTCCACGAAGACACCGAGTTCAAGAACTACATCCTGCCGATCAGCAGCGACTGA
- a CDS encoding OprD family porin produces MQATQLSALALAVCAAISLPALASEQSESKGFVEDASATLLLRNAYFNRDFKDGAADAKTWGQGFIGTFESGFTQGTIGFGVDAYGLLGVKLDSGRGRNYSAFFDTDSNGHPVDDLSEAGGVVKLRASNTVLKYGNQFPSLPVLAHDDSRLLPQAFTGTLLTSKEIEGLELNVGRFTGDSPMGDPARDPNHLKSIDVVGGSYAVTDDFSVTLYHSDVEDMFRKYYANLNYNIPFNELQALNFDFNIYRTRYDDGSVAALAFGGDGQDDRNTLWSLAAKYSIGAHAFIVAHQRNTGDAGYAYDFGDGGSTIYVANSYYSDFNLEDEQSWQASYELDFGAYGVPGLTYKVAYVRGTDIVAGGENDGTERELFNQFKYVVQDGAAKDLSFKLRNSIYRADNQVGPDLNEVRAFIEYPLNIL; encoded by the coding sequence ATGCAAGCGACCCAACTGAGCGCCCTGGCGCTGGCGGTTTGCGCCGCCATCAGCCTGCCCGCCCTCGCCAGCGAGCAGTCCGAATCCAAGGGTTTCGTCGAAGATGCCAGCGCTACCCTGCTGCTGCGCAACGCCTACTTCAACCGTGATTTCAAGGACGGCGCCGCCGACGCCAAGACCTGGGGCCAGGGCTTCATCGGCACCTTCGAGTCCGGCTTCACCCAGGGCACCATTGGGTTCGGCGTCGACGCCTACGGTTTGCTCGGCGTGAAACTGGACAGCGGTCGCGGCCGCAACTACAGCGCCTTCTTCGACACCGACAGCAACGGCCACCCGGTGGATGACCTCTCCGAAGCCGGTGGCGTGGTCAAGTTGCGCGCTTCCAACACCGTGCTGAAATACGGCAACCAGTTCCCCAGCCTGCCCGTGCTGGCCCATGACGACAGCCGCCTGCTGCCCCAGGCCTTCACCGGCACCCTGCTCACCAGCAAGGAAATCGAGGGGCTGGAACTTAACGTCGGCCGCTTCACCGGCGACAGCCCCATGGGCGACCCGGCGCGCGACCCCAACCACCTGAAGAGCATCGACGTGGTCGGCGGCAGCTACGCCGTCACCGACGATTTCAGCGTGACGCTCTACCACTCCGACGTGGAGGACATGTTCCGGAAGTACTACGCCAACCTGAACTACAACATCCCGTTCAATGAACTGCAGGCGCTGAACTTCGACTTCAACATCTACCGCACCAGATACGACGACGGCTCCGTGGCCGCCCTGGCCTTCGGTGGCGATGGCCAGGACGACCGGAACACCCTGTGGAGCCTGGCGGCCAAGTACAGCATCGGCGCCCACGCCTTCATCGTCGCCCACCAGCGCAACACCGGCGACGCCGGCTACGCCTACGACTTCGGTGACGGCGGCAGCACCATCTACGTGGCCAACTCCTACTACTCCGACTTCAACCTGGAAGACGAGCAGTCCTGGCAGGCCAGTTACGAGCTGGACTTCGGCGCCTACGGCGTGCCGGGCCTGACCTACAAGGTCGCCTACGTGCGCGGCACGGACATCGTCGCCGGCGGCGAGAACGATGGCACCGAGCGGGAGCTGTTCAACCAGTTCAAGTACGTGGTGCAGGACGGCGCGGCCAAGGACCTGTCCTTCAAGCTGCGCAACTCCATCTACCGCGCCGACAACCAGGTGGGGCCGGACCTCAACGAGGTGCGCGCCTTCATCGAGTACCCGCTGAACATCCTCTGA
- the eutC gene encoding ethanolamine ammonia-lyase subunit EutC, with product MKTPRPISGHTANPWEELRRLTPARIALGRAGISLPTHAQLNFQYAHAQARDAVHLPFDHAGLGAALAERGRDTLLLHSAATDRDTYLQRPDLGRRLDAASREKLQEHARAHPGGYDLAVVVADGLSALAVQRHSLPFLERMEEQATTEGWSLSPVVLVQQGRVAVADEIGELLGAKMVVILIGERPGLSSPDSLGLYFTWAPKVGLTDAYRNCISNVRLEGLSYGMAAHRLLYLMREACRRQLSGVNLKDEAEVPSLSGEPDRALAGNFLLATDHH from the coding sequence ATGAAAACTCCACGCCCCATCTCCGGCCACACCGCCAACCCCTGGGAGGAGCTACGCCGCCTGACCCCCGCGCGCATTGCCCTGGGGCGCGCCGGCATCAGCCTGCCCACCCACGCGCAATTGAACTTCCAGTACGCCCACGCCCAGGCGCGGGACGCGGTACACCTGCCGTTCGACCACGCGGGCCTCGGTGCCGCGCTGGCCGAACGCGGCCGCGACACCCTGCTGCTGCACAGCGCCGCGACCGACCGCGACACCTACCTGCAACGCCCGGACCTCGGCCGGCGCCTGGATGCGGCCTCGCGGGAAAAACTGCAGGAGCACGCCCGCGCCCATCCCGGCGGCTATGACCTCGCGGTGGTGGTGGCCGACGGCCTGTCCGCCCTGGCCGTGCAGCGCCACAGCCTGCCCTTCCTGGAACGCATGGAAGAACAGGCCACGACCGAAGGCTGGTCGCTCTCGCCGGTGGTACTGGTGCAACAGGGGCGCGTGGCGGTGGCTGACGAAATCGGCGAACTGCTGGGCGCGAAGATGGTGGTGATCCTGATCGGCGAACGCCCCGGCCTCAGCTCGCCGGACAGCCTCGGCCTGTACTTCACCTGGGCGCCGAAAGTGGGCCTCACCGATGCCTATCGCAACTGCATTTCCAACGTGCGTCTGGAAGGCCTCAGCTACGGCATGGCCGCCCATCGCCTGCTCTACCTGATGCGCGAGGCCTGCCGTCGCCAGCTGTCCGGGGTGAACCTGAAGGACGAGGCCGAAGTACCGAGCCTTTCCGGCGAACCGGACCGCGCCCTGGCCGGTAATTTCCTGTTGGCCACCGACCACCACTGA
- a CDS encoding ethanolamine ammonia-lyase subunit EutB, with product MSSFSHSVGGETWRFDSLKEVMAKASPARSGDYLAGVAAASDGERVAAQMALADIPLKHFLDEALIPYEEDEVTRLIIDSHDRAAFDPVSHLTVGGFRDWLLSEHADEASLRALAKGLTPEMAAAVSKIMRVQDLVLVAQKIRVITRFRNTMGLRGRLSTRLQPNHPTDEPAGIAASILDGLLYGNGDAMLGINPATDSISSICAMLEMLDAIIQRYEIPTQACVLTHVTTSIAAIERGVPLDLVFQSIAGTEAANASFGISLKILQEGYEAGLSQKRGTLGNNLMYFETGQGSALSANAHHGVDQQTCETRAYAVARHFNPFLVNTVVGFIGPEYLYNGKQIIRAGLEDHFCAKLLGVPMGCDICYTNHAEADQDDMDTLLTLLGVAGINFIMGIPGSDDVMLNYQTTSFHDALYARQSLGLKPAPEFEAWLERMGILVQSDGRVMLGDQLPPAFRQAIARLA from the coding sequence GTGAGCAGTTTTTCCCATAGCGTCGGCGGTGAAACCTGGCGCTTCGACAGCCTCAAGGAAGTCATGGCCAAGGCCAGCCCGGCGCGCTCCGGTGACTACCTGGCCGGTGTCGCCGCCGCCAGCGACGGCGAGCGAGTCGCCGCGCAGATGGCCCTGGCCGACATTCCCCTGAAGCACTTCCTCGACGAGGCGCTGATTCCCTACGAGGAAGACGAAGTCACGCGGCTGATCATCGACAGCCACGACCGCGCCGCCTTCGATCCGGTCAGCCACCTCACCGTCGGCGGCTTCCGCGACTGGCTGCTCAGCGAGCATGCCGACGAAGCCAGCCTGCGCGCCCTGGCCAAGGGCCTGACGCCAGAGATGGCCGCTGCCGTGTCGAAGATCATGCGCGTGCAGGACCTGGTACTGGTGGCGCAGAAAATCCGCGTCATCACCCGCTTCCGCAACACCATGGGCCTGCGCGGCCGACTCTCGACCCGCCTGCAACCCAACCACCCGACCGACGAACCTGCCGGCATCGCCGCGAGCATTCTCGACGGCCTGCTCTATGGCAACGGCGATGCCATGCTCGGCATCAATCCGGCCACCGACAGCATTTCCTCCATCTGCGCGATGCTGGAAATGCTCGACGCGATCATCCAGCGCTACGAGATTCCCACCCAGGCCTGCGTGCTTACCCACGTCACCACCTCCATCGCCGCCATCGAGCGCGGCGTACCGCTGGACCTGGTGTTCCAGTCCATCGCCGGCACCGAGGCGGCCAACGCCAGCTTCGGCATCAGCCTGAAGATTCTCCAGGAAGGCTACGAAGCCGGCCTGTCGCAAAAGCGCGGCACCCTCGGCAACAACCTGATGTACTTCGAGACCGGCCAGGGCAGCGCGCTTTCAGCCAACGCCCACCACGGTGTCGACCAGCAGACCTGCGAGACCCGCGCCTACGCGGTTGCCCGGCACTTCAACCCGTTCCTGGTGAACACGGTGGTGGGCTTCATCGGCCCGGAATACCTCTACAACGGCAAGCAGATCATCCGCGCCGGCCTGGAAGATCACTTCTGCGCCAAGCTGCTGGGCGTGCCCATGGGCTGCGACATCTGCTACACCAACCACGCCGAAGCCGACCAGGACGACATGGACACCCTGCTGACCCTGCTGGGTGTCGCCGGGATCAACTTCATCATGGGCATTCCTGGCTCCGACGACGTGATGCTCAACTACCAGACCACCTCCTTCCATGACGCCCTCTACGCCCGGCAAAGCCTCGGCCTGAAGCCGGCACCGGAATTCGAGGCCTGGCTGGAACGCATGGGCATCCTGGTGCAGAGCGATGGCCGGGTCATGCTCGGCGACCAGCTGCCGCCCGCCTTCCGCCAGGCCATCGCGCGACTGGCCTGA
- the eat gene encoding ethanolamine permease, whose protein sequence is MSTTQLKPTLGTLHLWGIAVGLVISGEYFGWSYGWGTAGTLGFLVTALLVATMYTCFIFSFTELTTAIPHAGGPFAYSRRAFGEKGGLIAGIATLIEFVFAPPAIAMAIGAYLNVQYPELDPKHAAVGAYIVFMTLNILGVSIAATFELVVTVLAVAELLVFMGVVAPGFSFSNFVLNGWAGSNEFSGAAISGIFAAIPFAIWFFLAIEGAAMAAEEAKDPKRTIPRAYIAGILTLVFLAIGVMIMAGGVGDWRALSNINDPLPQAMKAVVGNDSTWMHMLVWIGLFGLVASFHGIILGYSRQFFALARAGYLPRGLAKLSRFQTPHRAIIAGGVVGIAAIYSDGLVNLQGMTLTAAMITMSVFGAIVMYIISMLSLFKLRASEPNLERTFRAPGYPVVPAIALVLAVVCLLAMAWFNTLIGFIFLGFMAAGYIYFQFTAHHRADAPADALLNRA, encoded by the coding sequence ATGAGCACAACACAACTAAAACCAACGCTCGGCACCCTGCACCTCTGGGGCATCGCAGTCGGCCTGGTGATCTCCGGTGAATACTTCGGCTGGAGCTACGGCTGGGGCACGGCCGGCACCCTCGGCTTCCTGGTTACCGCCCTGCTGGTCGCCACCATGTATACCTGTTTCATCTTCAGCTTCACCGAACTGACCACCGCCATTCCCCACGCGGGCGGCCCCTTCGCCTACAGCCGCCGCGCCTTCGGCGAGAAGGGCGGGCTGATCGCCGGCATCGCCACCCTGATCGAGTTCGTCTTCGCCCCACCGGCCATCGCCATGGCCATCGGCGCCTACCTCAACGTGCAGTACCCGGAGCTGGACCCGAAGCACGCAGCGGTAGGCGCCTATATCGTGTTCATGACCCTGAACATCCTCGGCGTCAGCATCGCCGCCACCTTCGAGCTGGTGGTCACCGTGCTGGCCGTGGCCGAGCTGCTGGTGTTCATGGGCGTGGTAGCGCCGGGCTTCAGCTTCTCCAACTTCGTCCTCAACGGCTGGGCCGGCTCCAATGAATTCAGCGGCGCGGCCATCTCCGGCATCTTCGCCGCCATCCCCTTCGCCATCTGGTTCTTCCTCGCCATCGAGGGCGCGGCCATGGCGGCCGAAGAAGCCAAGGACCCGAAACGCACCATCCCGCGTGCCTACATCGCCGGCATCCTGACCCTGGTGTTCCTGGCCATCGGCGTGATGATCATGGCCGGCGGCGTCGGCGACTGGCGCGCGCTTTCGAACATCAACGACCCGCTGCCGCAAGCGATGAAAGCCGTGGTCGGCAATGACTCCACCTGGATGCACATGCTGGTGTGGATCGGCCTGTTCGGCCTGGTGGCCAGCTTCCACGGCATCATCCTCGGCTACTCGCGCCAGTTCTTCGCCCTGGCCCGCGCCGGCTACCTGCCCCGTGGCCTGGCCAAGCTGTCGCGCTTCCAGACCCCGCATCGCGCCATCATCGCCGGCGGCGTGGTGGGTATCGCCGCCATCTACAGCGACGGCCTGGTGAACCTGCAGGGCATGACCCTGACCGCCGCGATGATCACCATGAGCGTGTTCGGCGCCATCGTGATGTACATCATCAGCATGCTCAGCCTGTTCAAGCTGCGCGCCAGCGAACCGAACCTGGAACGCACCTTCCGCGCGCCGGGCTATCCGGTGGTTCCCGCCATCGCCCTGGTGCTGGCCGTGGTCTGCCTGCTGGCGATGGCCTGGTTCAACACCTTGATCGGATTCATCTTCCTTGGCTTCATGGCGGCGGGGTATATCTACTTCCAGTTCACCGCCCACCATCGCGCCGATGCTCCGGCGGATGCCCTGCTGAACCGCGCCTGA
- the qhpR gene encoding AraC-like transcriptional regulator QhpR, with amino-acid sequence MSQPLFSSASLQANMASNVGVLSAAASGLDRFITDQGGDLDRIFGRAGIDPEQLLHPTLSLALPNYCQVLEEAARQSGCDNFGLRYGQQFQPRALGLLGYVGLSSATLEEALKNFAAAFPYHQHSTLIRLVDCGECFRFDYQVRHGAILDRRQDAELTMGMALNLIRHVLGRDWSPRAVAFEHDRPEGWQEHSQVFGAPVQFGRPCNFLLVPKGDVQGKPMPEADPNLLFLFQDVIRRLGEQGCGPSLLEEAGTQIRLALSLGEPSLEQIAERLEMTPAGLQRRLREENLSFSQLVEQTRRDLALHYLRQRQRPISELAPLLGYSETSAFSRAFRRWFGVSPRQWRGDER; translated from the coding sequence ATGAGCCAGCCCCTGTTTTCCAGTGCCAGCCTGCAGGCGAACATGGCCAGCAACGTCGGTGTGCTGTCGGCTGCCGCCAGCGGTCTCGACCGTTTCATCACGGATCAGGGCGGCGACCTTGACCGCATCTTCGGCCGCGCCGGCATCGACCCGGAGCAGCTGCTGCACCCGACCCTGAGCCTGGCATTGCCCAACTATTGCCAGGTGCTGGAAGAGGCCGCGCGGCAGTCGGGCTGCGACAACTTCGGCTTGCGCTATGGCCAGCAGTTCCAGCCCCGCGCGCTGGGGCTGCTGGGCTATGTCGGGCTCAGCTCGGCGACCCTGGAGGAGGCGCTGAAGAACTTCGCCGCGGCCTTTCCCTATCACCAGCACAGCACCCTGATCCGCCTGGTGGATTGCGGCGAGTGCTTCCGCTTCGACTACCAGGTTCGTCACGGCGCGATCCTCGATCGCCGCCAGGACGCCGAGCTCACCATGGGCATGGCGCTCAACCTGATCCGCCATGTGCTGGGCCGCGACTGGTCCCCGCGCGCGGTGGCCTTCGAGCATGACCGCCCGGAGGGCTGGCAGGAGCACAGCCAGGTCTTCGGTGCGCCGGTGCAGTTCGGCCGGCCGTGCAATTTCCTGCTGGTGCCCAAGGGCGATGTGCAGGGCAAGCCGATGCCCGAGGCCGATCCCAATCTGCTGTTCCTGTTCCAGGACGTGATCCGTCGCCTGGGCGAGCAGGGCTGCGGGCCGAGCCTGCTGGAAGAGGCGGGCACGCAGATTCGTCTGGCCCTGAGCCTCGGCGAACCCAGCCTGGAACAGATCGCCGAGCGCCTGGAGATGACCCCGGCGGGCCTGCAGCGCCGCCTGCGCGAAGAGAACCTCAGCTTCAGCCAGCTGGTGGAGCAGACCCGTCGCGACTTGGCGCTGCACTACCTGCGCCAACGGCAGCGGCCCATCTCCGAACTGGCGCCCTTGCTCGGCTACTCCGAAACCAGCGCGTTCTCCCGCGCCTTCCGCCGCTGGTTCGGCGTGAGCCCGAGGCAGTGGCGGGGGGATGAGCGCTGA